A window of the Cicer arietinum cultivar CDC Frontier isolate Library 1 chromosome 6, Cicar.CDCFrontier_v2.0, whole genome shotgun sequence genome harbors these coding sequences:
- the LOC101494828 gene encoding uncharacterized protein isoform X1: MKQEDNLDNQINRRELILRSSELATLGAIFNFSGKKPEYLGVKKNSPALALCPTTNNCVSTSQNVSDLIHYAPPWNYNPEGMKSPVNRKEALEEIIEVVINLILSTNNVCLGRYFQNIG, from the exons ATGAAGCAGGAGGACAACCTCGACAACCAAATTAATCGAAG agAACTCATATTGAGGAGCAGTGAATTAGCAACCCTTGGTGCCATATTCAATTTCAG TGGAAAGAAGCCTGAATATCTTGGAGTTAAGAAAAATTCACCAGCATTGGCTCTGTGTCCAACAACTAACAATTGTGTGTCAACCTCTCAGAATGTCAGTGATCTCATCCATTATGCTCCTCCTTG GAACTATAACCCTGAAGGTATGAAAAGTCCTGTGAACAGAAAAGAGGCATTGGAGGAAATAATAGAAGTGGTAATAAATCTAATTCTAAGCACAAACAATGTGTGTCTTGggagatatttccaaaatattggataa
- the LOC101494828 gene encoding uncharacterized protein isoform X2 → MKQEDNLDNQINRRELILRSSELATLGAIFNFSGKKPEYLGVKKNSPALALCPTTNNCVSTSQNVSDLIHYAPPWNYNPEGMKSPVNRKEALEEIIEVGHFGQWRHEFK, encoded by the exons ATGAAGCAGGAGGACAACCTCGACAACCAAATTAATCGAAG agAACTCATATTGAGGAGCAGTGAATTAGCAACCCTTGGTGCCATATTCAATTTCAG TGGAAAGAAGCCTGAATATCTTGGAGTTAAGAAAAATTCACCAGCATTGGCTCTGTGTCCAACAACTAACAATTGTGTGTCAACCTCTCAGAATGTCAGTGATCTCATCCATTATGCTCCTCCTTG GAACTATAACCCTGAAGGTATGAAAAGTCCTGTGAACAGAAAAGAGGCATTGGAGGAAATAATAGAAGTG gGTCACTTTGGACAATGGAGACACGAATTCAAGTGA